In one Neobacillus sp. CF12 genomic region, the following are encoded:
- a CDS encoding alpha/beta hydrolase, giving the protein MKRIVFIPGIMGSELHEGKKLYFFGGTKRWFSFDNKAVKRLKLEADKKRDIIPGEPLRYGVKLVNNRLQDNVIYAPMLDMLETLSSSTVQVHPYGYDWRQDLWDTCEDFDKLISTFKKEDEIIIVAHSMGGLLAHTYCQWAGEQNKLPNIKQVITLGTPWKGSPDAFKVLKYGIKDKGWFFPNYDTIINIARTFPSIYQLLPSSKYCEHNRYLVEPGRGLKWFDCMEYIQSMEGCNVDSVALLNQVLHQSLQKPWPDSIEHYNVIGVDQGSVGTITLNPNGHDGMQQPVDGDGVVPLDSAIPFDSYNSKGVFYAKASHQGLVYHSPVLEWLKYLLKNGSVTPISDIYITYNKRTNWTMERIDCPVEVLVAGEEFNINKSNEDITRHNIGEATFLIHNSNKPTTIAVEAYDDGRTTIETIRIADNDIKSITKFPSIEANPAKRTIINVEFDNNEPLTKVYIPNENNELNEIKGITVETPNQRVHIPPTTELILNPIGKSINFHYDEKGVNLSFHILENKKSYYLETLYRLNEENWRSYTETTQLTLENGLKLGKNVLEFFSKDVFDNAEKINKQIFYIEPNSPEIYYKFELNPDRGVIIKLDEYYTGVKPYKFYYKINKNEEKVYKKPFEFPAFEDIQLSIKAEDIFESKSNYERLNVDFSNLANVIWDANGFDGTIHDIIELLNESEEDLISSHIGRKETDVDGKIPKGVRSVTLRFKNKEFHIALLPKLEVYLHYHSQILLRSDENVKISFLVYDIDGNPIEDLEPAVKYTLISKNSKKEITDVKVSNDKGVYNFDLTVKDIPQNVQKIKFEFRDTHLRAKPIETRTFKLE; this is encoded by the coding sequence ATGAAACGCATAGTTTTTATCCCAGGAATAATGGGGTCAGAATTACATGAAGGTAAAAAATTATACTTCTTTGGGGGAACAAAACGTTGGTTTAGTTTCGATAATAAAGCTGTTAAAAGATTAAAACTAGAAGCAGATAAGAAGAGAGATATTATACCGGGTGAACCCCTAAGATATGGAGTTAAATTGGTTAATAACAGGCTTCAAGATAATGTAATTTATGCCCCCATGTTAGATATGTTGGAAACATTATCTTCAAGCACAGTACAGGTTCATCCTTACGGGTATGATTGGAGACAGGATTTATGGGATACTTGCGAGGATTTTGATAAGCTTATATCCACCTTTAAGAAAGAAGATGAAATAATCATCGTAGCTCATAGTATGGGCGGTTTATTAGCTCATACATATTGTCAGTGGGCAGGGGAACAAAATAAACTTCCAAACATTAAACAGGTTATTACTTTGGGTACTCCTTGGAAAGGTTCTCCCGATGCATTTAAGGTACTAAAATACGGAATAAAAGACAAGGGATGGTTCTTTCCAAACTATGATACGATCATTAATATTGCACGAACCTTCCCTTCGATTTATCAGCTGTTACCTTCAAGCAAATATTGTGAACATAATCGATACCTAGTTGAACCTGGAAGAGGATTAAAATGGTTTGATTGTATGGAATATATTCAAAGTATGGAAGGATGTAATGTAGATTCCGTAGCGCTGTTGAACCAGGTATTACATCAATCTCTTCAGAAGCCATGGCCGGATTCAATAGAGCACTATAATGTAATTGGAGTAGACCAGGGCTCAGTGGGTACAATTACATTAAACCCAAATGGTCATGATGGAATGCAACAACCAGTTGATGGAGATGGTGTAGTGCCATTGGACTCTGCAATTCCATTTGATTCGTATAACTCTAAAGGTGTTTTTTATGCTAAAGCCAGTCATCAAGGACTTGTCTATCATTCACCTGTCCTTGAATGGCTCAAATATTTACTGAAAAATGGATCTGTAACGCCAATAAGTGATATTTATATTACATATAACAAAAGAACTAACTGGACTATGGAAAGGATTGATTGTCCAGTGGAGGTACTTGTTGCAGGAGAAGAGTTTAACATTAATAAATCAAATGAAGACATTACTAGACATAATATAGGTGAGGCAACTTTTCTTATTCATAATAGTAACAAACCTACAACCATAGCTGTTGAAGCATACGATGATGGAAGAACGACAATTGAAACAATACGTATTGCTGACAACGATATTAAATCAATTACAAAATTTCCATCAATTGAGGCTAACCCAGCAAAGAGAACAATTATTAATGTCGAATTTGATAATAATGAGCCATTAACCAAAGTATATATACCCAATGAGAATAATGAGCTGAATGAAATAAAGGGGATTACAGTAGAAACACCCAACCAACGTGTTCATATTCCTCCAACTACCGAATTAATCTTAAATCCAATTGGCAAAAGTATAAACTTCCATTACGATGAAAAAGGGGTTAATTTATCATTTCACATATTGGAAAATAAAAAATCTTACTATTTAGAAACATTGTATAGGCTCAACGAAGAAAATTGGAGAAGTTATACAGAAACAACTCAACTTACATTAGAAAATGGTTTAAAGCTTGGAAAAAATGTGCTTGAATTTTTTAGCAAAGACGTATTTGACAACGCAGAGAAAATAAATAAGCAAATTTTTTATATAGAACCTAATTCTCCAGAAATTTATTATAAGTTCGAACTTAATCCAGATAGGGGTGTCATAATAAAACTGGATGAATATTATACAGGAGTAAAACCATATAAATTTTATTATAAGATTAATAAAAATGAAGAAAAGGTATATAAAAAACCATTCGAGTTCCCGGCTTTTGAAGATATTCAATTATCAATAAAAGCTGAAGACATTTTTGAAAGCAAAAGTAATTATGAAAGATTAAATGTGGATTTTAGCAATTTAGCCAATGTTATTTGGGATGCTAATGGTTTTGATGGAACAATCCATGATATCATCGAATTGTTGAATGAGAGCGAAGAAGATCTAATTTCCAGCCATATAGGAAGGAAAGAGACAGATGTTGATGGAAAAATACCTAAAGGAGTTCGTTCCGTTACTTTAAGATTTAAAAATAAAGAATTCCATATAGCTTTGTTACCTAAATTAGAGGTATATCTGCATTATCATTCCCAAATATTATTGCGTAGTGATGAAAATGTGAAAATTAGTTTCTTAGTATATGACATAGATGGTAATCCTATTGAGGATTTAGAACCAGCAGTAAAATATACCCTGATATCGAAGAATTCGAAAAAAGAAATAACTGATGTTAAGGTGTCTAACGATAAAGGCGTTTATAACTTTGATTTAACTGTTAAAGATATCCCACAAAATGTACAAAAGATAAAATTTGAATTTAGAGACACTCATTTAAGAGCCAAACCTATAGAAACAAGAACCTTTAAGCTAGAATAA
- a CDS encoding AAA family ATPase, which translates to MVNKGIRWNESETKKIYQANKESESLMEYLEKQLFNNDIVDSSADSPTPERGYGRMLYYSKGQRIVVAAPRKRYKHVHVILTNKVNMADVRKSGIELGNQKTDIMITSNEDIDKLVALLKDELYKGSTVKEETVGYKTRSLEEWVHLYDKDETVRLRNHFIFQERLMFISNFTELDELRNGKIDILEFKKKVDQKTKAKLEFEGERINLWGFSGFSGQMFFNLLYNMAEYTETVRQLQDEFLTAIDIPAHEKGDFSWTKEKYERFGGYIKKLKKKAIEQGFPPQKCPTIKYMTFFLSFFWGIQGIDKYPIYYKASREGLEYLGYSLAKDSQAAEHNRYLLFVNKLYELNKDIVKSSRETYELDMMSISSFLYYVTTISEAEPNPDGDGTDPIEEDEFALQIRDVLFEEGYKFSQMQTADWEEAGLNEKYADNLIWQYRGEAKEDMMSLMIIWEDEELYHADLYTVNEEGELQKGKAVQALDDREFISELKSFLQKRTGSRKPYTIEDAVKETYVSKESMEEWLELLTEKRQVIFYGPPGTGKTFIAQRLAKILTQQPQRIELIQFHPSYTYEEFIEGLRPELAGEEGSQQLSVKVQPGIFTFLCQEARKPENQEKSYVLIIDEINRANTAKVFGELLYALEYRNTSVPLPYSKKKLIVPENIYVIGTMNTADRSLAQIDFALRRRFQFIPFSAKETEGVLKNYLLDNEPELAWVADLVQKVNSMIGDPDISIGHSYFIGQDLSMEKLRRIWKYQIMPYLEECFVHDRQKLEQFELDFMLENGAEENE; encoded by the coding sequence GTGGTGAATAAGGGAATTCGCTGGAACGAGTCTGAAACGAAGAAAATTTATCAGGCTAATAAAGAATCCGAGAGTTTAATGGAGTATCTGGAGAAGCAGCTATTCAATAATGATATTGTAGATTCTTCTGCCGACAGCCCCACACCTGAGCGGGGGTACGGGAGGATGCTTTACTATTCAAAAGGGCAGAGAATTGTTGTTGCAGCGCCGAGAAAAAGATATAAGCATGTTCATGTGATTTTAACGAATAAGGTGAACATGGCTGATGTGAGAAAATCCGGCATTGAGTTAGGAAATCAAAAAACGGATATCATGATTACTTCAAATGAAGATATCGATAAACTTGTAGCCTTACTGAAGGACGAACTGTACAAGGGCTCCACTGTAAAGGAAGAGACAGTGGGATATAAAACGAGATCCCTAGAGGAGTGGGTCCACTTATATGATAAAGACGAAACAGTGCGATTAAGGAACCACTTCATTTTTCAAGAGAGATTGATGTTCATTTCTAATTTCACAGAGCTGGACGAACTACGGAACGGCAAGATCGATATATTAGAGTTTAAGAAAAAGGTTGACCAAAAGACGAAAGCAAAGCTGGAATTTGAAGGGGAACGCATTAACTTATGGGGATTCAGCGGCTTTTCTGGACAGATGTTCTTTAACCTGCTGTACAATATGGCGGAGTACACCGAAACCGTCCGCCAGCTTCAAGATGAATTTTTAACAGCAATTGACATCCCGGCTCATGAAAAAGGAGACTTCAGCTGGACGAAAGAAAAATACGAGCGTTTTGGAGGTTATATTAAAAAACTGAAGAAAAAGGCGATCGAGCAAGGTTTTCCACCGCAAAAATGCCCGACGATAAAATATATGACCTTCTTCCTCAGCTTTTTCTGGGGCATCCAGGGCATAGATAAATATCCGATCTATTATAAAGCCAGCCGGGAAGGTCTTGAATATTTAGGCTACAGTCTGGCCAAGGACTCACAGGCTGCCGAACATAATAGGTATTTACTTTTCGTCAATAAGCTTTATGAGCTAAATAAAGACATTGTGAAATCGTCAAGGGAAACATATGAGCTTGATATGATGTCGATTAGTAGCTTCTTATACTATGTGACCACGATATCTGAAGCAGAGCCCAACCCAGACGGGGACGGTACTGACCCAATCGAAGAAGATGAATTCGCGCTTCAAATCCGGGACGTGCTTTTTGAAGAAGGTTATAAGTTTTCACAAATGCAGACGGCCGACTGGGAGGAAGCGGGACTCAACGAAAAATACGCGGACAATCTCATCTGGCAATACAGGGGCGAGGCGAAGGAAGATATGATGAGCCTGATGATAATTTGGGAGGATGAGGAGCTTTATCATGCGGATCTGTACACGGTAAATGAAGAAGGCGAACTGCAGAAAGGGAAAGCTGTCCAGGCTCTTGATGACAGGGAATTTATCAGTGAGCTAAAATCGTTTCTCCAGAAGCGAACCGGGAGCAGAAAGCCGTACACAATTGAGGATGCAGTGAAGGAAACATATGTAAGCAAAGAAAGCATGGAGGAATGGCTCGAGCTCCTCACCGAAAAACGGCAGGTCATTTTTTACGGGCCGCCAGGGACGGGAAAAACCTTTATCGCACAGCGCCTCGCAAAAATTTTAACCCAGCAGCCGCAGAGGATTGAGCTGATCCAGTTCCACCCATCCTACACATACGAGGAATTTATTGAAGGTCTACGCCCGGAACTTGCTGGAGAAGAAGGGTCACAGCAGCTTTCGGTGAAAGTGCAGCCCGGCATTTTTACGTTCCTCTGCCAGGAGGCAAGGAAACCGGAGAACCAGGAGAAATCATATGTGCTGATCATTGATGAGATCAACCGGGCAAACACAGCGAAGGTATTCGGGGAGCTCCTGTATGCCCTGGAGTACCGGAATACGTCTGTACCGCTGCCTTATTCGAAAAAGAAATTGATTGTGCCTGAAAATATATACGTAATCGGAACGATGAACACTGCTGACCGCTCGTTGGCGCAAATTGATTTCGCTTTAAGGAGAAGGTTTCAGTTCATTCCATTTTCTGCGAAGGAGACAGAGGGCGTCCTGAAGAATTATCTTTTGGACAATGAGCCGGAGTTGGCCTGGGTAGCTGATTTAGTGCAAAAAGTGAATAGTATGATCGGTGATCCTGATATTTCTATCGGCCACAGTTATTTTATTGGGCAGGATCTTTCTATGGAGAAGCTGAGGCGTATCTGGAAATATCAGATTATGCCTTACCTGGAGGAGTGCTTTGTCCATGACAGGCAGAAGCTGGAGCAGTTCGAGCTTGATTTTATGCTAGAGAACGGTGCTGAAGAGAATGAGTGA
- a CDS encoding recombinase family protein, with translation MKLGYARVSTLEQSLELQHDALIREGVEKEYIFEEKVTGTKADRPKLQELLKFARKGDQIVVYKLDRLSRSTKHLIELSEELDKRGIELISIQDKIDTTTAIGKAMFRMLAVLCEMERDIISERTKAGLEAARTRGRNGGRPGVDNNKLEHAFYLYDLKKYKIKQITDRTGVSKATLYKKLKEREEIKRW, from the coding sequence ATGAAACTAGGCTATGCTAGGGTATCGACTTTAGAACAATCATTAGAATTGCAACATGACGCTTTAATTAGGGAAGGTGTAGAAAAGGAATACATATTTGAGGAAAAAGTAACTGGTACAAAGGCAGACCGTCCAAAGCTACAAGAATTACTTAAGTTTGCTAGAAAAGGTGATCAAATTGTAGTTTATAAATTAGACCGTCTTTCAAGGTCAACAAAGCACCTTATCGAACTATCTGAGGAACTTGATAAGCGTGGTATAGAGTTAATCAGTATTCAAGATAAAATTGATACCACAACGGCTATTGGTAAAGCTATGTTCCGTATGTTAGCCGTACTATGTGAAATGGAACGTGATATTATTTCAGAACGTACTAAAGCTGGACTTGAAGCAGCAAGGACTAGAGGCCGTAACGGTGGCAGACCAGGTGTCGATAATAACAAGCTAGAACATGCCTTTTATCTCTATGACTTAAAGAAGTATAAAATTAAACAGATTACAGATCGAACAGGAGTTTCTAAGGCTACACTATACAAGAAATTAAAAGAACGTGAGGAAATAAAAAGGTGGTAA
- a CDS encoding restriction endonuclease translates to MTDSEIYLLLLFLLVLMVYAVSQIVVANRIAKSSVIRNYLETIYVENMGTFIPSQRDVLDLQRRLKVEYRGKHFNQYTIRQAITFSSKSNINRVNDVRINNMKNIDLMSGEEFERYLKKVFENQGFRVNLTPHSGDQGVDLILYKDNRKIAIQAKRNNQNSRVGNSAIQEVNTGKIFYDCNESWVITTSHFTNQAITLANKVEVRLIDRNLLMRIINNNL, encoded by the coding sequence GTGACTGATTCAGAGATTTATTTATTGCTTTTATTTTTGTTAGTTCTAATGGTATATGCAGTTAGTCAAATTGTAGTTGCTAATCGTATAGCAAAATCAAGTGTTATTAGAAATTATCTTGAGACTATATATGTTGAGAACATGGGTACATTTATACCATCTCAAAGAGATGTATTAGACCTTCAAAGACGATTAAAGGTGGAGTATAGGGGAAAACATTTTAATCAATATACAATTAGACAAGCTATTACGTTCTCATCTAAATCCAATATAAATAGAGTTAACGATGTTAGAATTAACAATATGAAAAACATAGATTTAATGAGTGGAGAAGAATTTGAACGGTACTTAAAAAAAGTCTTTGAAAATCAGGGTTTCAGGGTGAATTTAACTCCACATTCAGGGGATCAGGGAGTTGATTTAATTCTATATAAAGACAATAGAAAAATAGCCATACAAGCTAAAAGAAATAATCAAAATAGCCGTGTAGGAAATTCCGCAATTCAGGAAGTTAATACGGGGAAAATATTTTATGATTGTAATGAAAGTTGGGTAATCACTACATCTCATTTCACTAATCAAGCCATTACTTTAGCTAATAAAGTAGAGGTTAGACTTATTGATAGGAATTTGTTAATGAGAATAATAAACAATAATTTATAA
- a CDS encoding helix-turn-helix domain-containing protein codes for MTKLKSSGIVWKENIEKPFVSVSANIFAYIRYELISATDFLIYIVLIDQHNTDPKYGYAFPTFDQLEIMTSLARDTISKSLKKLANLGLIKIGKGYNRNNIYIAYKPFNQDVLENLLPEKAEKLKQKIIDKNIKGEGDKQRLREWLQQIKKEQE; via the coding sequence ATGACAAAGTTAAAAAGCAGCGGTATTGTTTGGAAGGAAAATATAGAAAAGCCTTTTGTGTCTGTTTCGGCTAATATTTTTGCTTATATTAGATATGAGTTAATTTCTGCTACTGACTTTTTGATTTACATTGTGTTAATTGACCAACATAATACTGATCCAAAGTATGGTTATGCCTTTCCTACATTTGACCAATTAGAAATAATGACAAGTTTAGCTAGGGATACAATTAGTAAATCACTAAAAAAATTGGCGAATCTAGGCTTGATTAAGATAGGTAAGGGGTACAATAGGAACAATATTTATATTGCCTATAAACCTTTTAATCAAGATGTATTAGAAAATCTTTTACCAGAAAAAGCTGAAAAACTAAAACAGAAAATAATTGATAAAAATATTAAGGGGGAAGGAGATAAACAACGATTGAGAGAATGGCTACAACAGATAAAGAAAGAACAAGAATAA
- a CDS encoding tyrosine-type recombinase/integrase, producing the protein MQTVVRKTQRKGTRSTQNINRLKNTEKKMTLFEMFERFMSYKQTEGLAKPTIQGYYEHFHYLNDYLGGDVPNEEVTVELFREYIGYMLNDQGLQPTTVNVRIRTNRAFLRYCYQEGWLEVPIHEKFKPIKTPEDTIESFTPAEVKALLNQIDDSRFVGFRDKVMIYVLLDTMVRISELLNMKRSNVDLKSGYIKLEPHETKTKRTRSVPISTKTIKLLEEYMKESEDFDSEFLFVTYDGRDILSNTWRRRLTELGEMAGISNKRVSPHTFRHTGALFYIMNGGDPFSLQKIRSFRYEYGTEVYSND; encoded by the coding sequence ATGCAAACTGTTGTTAGAAAAACTCAACGTAAAGGTACAAGAAGTACTCAAAATATTAACCGTCTTAAAAACACCGAAAAAAAGATGACCTTATTTGAAATGTTTGAAAGATTCATGAGTTATAAACAAACTGAAGGTTTAGCGAAACCAACCATTCAAGGTTACTATGAACATTTTCACTATCTAAATGATTATTTAGGTGGAGATGTTCCAAATGAAGAGGTTACAGTGGAATTGTTTAGGGAATATATTGGCTATATGCTGAATGACCAAGGTCTTCAACCAACTACAGTTAATGTCCGTATTAGAACAAACCGTGCTTTTTTACGATACTGCTATCAAGAAGGTTGGCTTGAAGTACCAATTCACGAAAAATTTAAACCAATTAAAACACCCGAAGATACAATTGAATCATTTACACCAGCAGAAGTAAAAGCATTATTAAACCAAATTGATGATTCACGTTTTGTTGGGTTTCGAGATAAGGTAATGATCTATGTATTATTAGATACTATGGTGAGAATTTCTGAATTACTCAATATGAAGAGAAGTAATGTTGATTTAAAGAGTGGTTATATCAAACTGGAACCACATGAAACAAAGACCAAAAGGACTAGAAGTGTACCTATTTCAACCAAAACAATCAAGCTGCTGGAAGAATACATGAAGGAATCTGAGGATTTCGATAGTGAATTTCTGTTTGTAACGTATGATGGCAGAGACATACTTAGTAATACATGGAGAAGAAGATTGACCGAGTTAGGGGAAATGGCTGGAATCTCTAATAAAAGAGTATCACCACATACATTTAGACATACTGGTGCATTGTTTTATATTATGAATGGCGGTGATCCATTCTCTTTACAAAAGATTAGGTCATTCAGATATGAGTATGGTACGGAAGTATATTCAAATGACTGA
- a CDS encoding JAB domain-containing protein: MAHFFVGDDDREVFLVICLNTANNIVAVHRCHIGSLNSTIMSPRDVFKAAILNNASAIIVAHNHPSTHLYPSEEDFSVTKTLLKAGKILEIPLLDHFIINSNGDYLSFKEEGFLLKDRVIRKNVRHTTNINPVFKKSQN; the protein is encoded by the coding sequence GTGGCTCATTTTTTTGTTGGTGATGATGATAGAGAAGTTTTTCTGGTAATTTGTTTAAATACAGCTAATAATATAGTAGCTGTTCACCGCTGCCATATAGGTTCATTAAATTCCACTATAATGTCCCCAAGAGATGTGTTTAAAGCTGCTATCCTAAATAATGCAAGTGCTATTATTGTAGCTCATAATCACCCCTCTACACATCTTTATCCTTCCGAGGAGGACTTTTCTGTAACAAAGACATTATTGAAGGCTGGAAAAATTTTAGAAATCCCTTTATTGGATCACTTTATCATAAATTCAAACGGTGACTATTTGAGCTTCAAAGAAGAAGGCTTTTTATTAAAAGATCGTGTAATCCGTAAAAATGTCAGACACACAACTAATATTAATCCCGTTTTTAAAAAGAGTCAAAATTAA
- a CDS encoding AAA family ATPase produces MVFNHIDILLDQVKTAIRNGKHIILTGPPGTGKSKLASKICEMYRVNSTMVTAASNWSSYETNGGYRPDKNGNLFFDDGIFLKCVHDKETNAPKNDWLIIDEINRADIDKAFGPLFSVLTGDEITLPYESKSGNQIVIKPQGKVTSVETNDFTYFIPKYWRIIATMNTIDKASLYEMSFAFIPVGIPKNINNEVIQQYLDVWKMDTYPHVET; encoded by the coding sequence TTGGTATTTAATCATATCGATATTTTATTGGACCAAGTGAAAACAGCTATTCGTAATGGAAAGCACATTATCTTAACAGGTCCCCCTGGAACCGGTAAATCAAAATTAGCTAGTAAGATTTGTGAGATGTATCGTGTAAATTCCACAATGGTAACAGCTGCGTCCAACTGGTCAAGCTATGAAACAAATGGAGGGTATCGTCCGGATAAGAATGGGAATCTATTCTTTGATGACGGAATTTTTCTCAAATGTGTTCATGACAAGGAAACAAACGCTCCAAAAAATGATTGGCTAATCATAGATGAAATCAATCGTGCTGATATCGATAAGGCATTTGGCCCTCTATTTTCTGTTTTAACAGGTGATGAAATAACACTACCATATGAATCTAAAAGTGGGAACCAGATTGTTATCAAACCACAAGGAAAGGTTACTTCCGTAGAAACCAATGATTTTACTTATTTCATTCCAAAATATTGGCGCATTATCGCAACAATGAATACCATTGATAAGGCTTCATTGTATGAGATGAGCTTTGCCTTTATCCCTGTTGGAATTCCAAAAAACATTAATAATGAAGTAATTCAACAATATTTAGATGTATGGAAGATGGATACGTACCCACATGTTGAAACATAA
- a CDS encoding EVE domain-containing protein — protein MIREKLAEKYPNQRIDFYRSPVQEVWRETKTKDTKNLNYFIIVSDPATWKVEEIKDGSVVHFTAYNDNGNRRQSPKAFEKIKKGDLIVFYESTPTRQIIPLGEAVMGLHKNSEEVPGEETDVITIKYKEDIHPITWSEIVNNDVLKEGPFVRQGARGTLFELTKEQYNLIAAWEYEEEDH, from the coding sequence GTGATTCGCGAGAAATTGGCTGAGAAGTATCCAAATCAACGAATAGATTTTTACCGGTCGCCTGTACAGGAAGTGTGGAGAGAGACAAAGACAAAAGATACGAAGAATCTAAATTATTTCATCATTGTTTCTGACCCTGCAACATGGAAGGTAGAAGAAATAAAGGATGGCAGCGTCGTTCATTTCACTGCCTATAATGATAATGGTAACCGAAGACAATCTCCTAAGGCGTTTGAAAAAATAAAAAAAGGAGACCTAATTGTCTTTTATGAATCCACCCCAACCAGACAAATAATTCCGCTAGGGGAAGCTGTAATGGGATTACATAAAAATTCCGAAGAGGTGCCCGGAGAGGAAACGGATGTAATCACAATTAAATATAAAGAAGATATTCATCCAATTACTTGGTCAGAAATCGTTAACAATGATGTACTTAAAGAGGGTCCTTTTGTACGCCAAGGCGCTCGAGGAACGCTATTTGAATTAACGAAGGAGCAGTACAATCTAATCGCAGCTTGGGAGTATGAAGAGGAAGACCATTAG
- a CDS encoding HNH endonuclease, producing the protein MDAEEDTDYIEEIDEQVRERNHSSESIQIDDEVKAPRLANNINNLKSSFTRDASIAVEAIIVADFKCEVDSFHRSFTSRKYGRQYVEAHHLVPMKYQERFSEASLDVHANIVALCPNCHRLLHHGIEKEYNIFLRTLLESRKPRLARCGIDIDFEQLIRLY; encoded by the coding sequence ATGGATGCAGAAGAAGATACTGATTATATAGAGGAAATTGATGAACAGGTTAGGGAGAGGAATCATTCAAGTGAAAGTATTCAAATTGATGATGAAGTTAAAGCTCCCCGTTTAGCAAATAATATTAACAATTTAAAATCTTCTTTTACCCGTGATGCTAGTATTGCTGTTGAAGCAATAATAGTAGCCGACTTTAAATGCGAAGTAGATAGTTTTCATCGTTCCTTCACATCTAGGAAATATGGTCGTCAATATGTTGAAGCACATCATCTAGTGCCAATGAAATATCAAGAGCGGTTTTCTGAAGCTAGTTTGGATGTTCATGCCAATATTGTTGCATTATGTCCTAATTGTCACCGATTATTACACCATGGTATTGAAAAGGAATATAATATTTTTCTCAGAACTCTATTAGAATCTCGCAAACCCAGGTTGGCTAGGTGTGGAATTGATATTGATTTTGAACAGTTAATTAGGCTATATTGA